The Alnus glutinosa chromosome 8, dhAlnGlut1.1, whole genome shotgun sequence DNA segment GATTGAGACGACCCATGATGACAAAAATCCTATATtgctcaaaaaaaagaaaagactatatatatatatatatatatataggcagaATTATTAACCTTAAAGATTAAAATGAGAACCCGTCTGTAGCAATTCGTATTTGATCAAGTTCGAGTTGTGGGTagggtataaaattatataaattaattttaacttaatttatttaattaaacatatcaAATCCTTTAAttctaattctttaatttttaattttgtattttttaggttctgtaaaaaattgtttgttatgATGTCACATGTCAATTTCTAATCATgttgaaagataaatataataCTACATATAATCCGATtcattttattcatttaattaaaatgaatgaaACTTACCctaacaaaatataattttgtgttcaaTAAGCAATATTGGATTAGCGGGTTTGTAAAAAATGGTCAAACCTACAAGATGTCTCATGTTGCTCAATTTATATGCATCCTGAATTCAGTGCTTGAAAAGACTTAATTTCTTGTATGACAGCACATGCACATGCAGACCAACTTAATTAACAGCAAAAGAATAGATACATCACGAATAACATGCTATTTATTTAGGATCAACATCAAAAGGTTATAAACAAACAGCAGATCGATCAGACCCTTTTCAATTCTCCAACaccattttaatttaatttattacaCACAGATCGACATATTGAACCCACAAGTACTCTCACCGGTCACCACTACAGACTCGATCTACAAAGGTACGTAAACGAAGCAGACATTTAGCAAAAGAGATAGAACAACAGTTCActtcacaaacagccaaaaaggCAGGCCGTCAAATATTAAACTTCAAtatttcatgttttcttttcctCACCCCTCCCACCTTCAACAGTCTTTCCAGCTTCCTGAGCCTTGCTCGTGACTGTCTGACCCGTCTCCCTAGCCTTCTGCCCCAGATGACCCGCCGTTTCCTGCGCGCGCCGCTTCACATGCTCCATTGGCTCCGGCAGCTTTGTTCCACGCAGATTTTTGAGTATCCACGAGAGCGACGAAATCCCGGTTATACCGAAAGCTCCTGATGCCAAAAACCCAGTGATAGCCAAGCCGATGAC contains these protein-coding regions:
- the LOC133874576 gene encoding oleosin Cor a 15, which translates into the protein MADYQQQQQHQQRATDAFKGMLPEKGQGPSASKVIAVVTLLPLGGFLLLLAGLTFAGTLIGLALSTPLFVICSPILVPAAIVIGLAITGFLASGAFGITGISSLSWILKNLRGTKLPEPMEHVKRRAQETAGHLGQKARETGQTVTSKAQEAGKTVEGGRGEEKKT